The following are encoded in a window of Pseudomonadota bacterium genomic DNA:
- a CDS encoding MarR family EPS-associated transcriptional regulator: YIVRELIKKGYVKTQRFKNSKNKVAYIYVLTPDGINARIKQTQIFLQKKIEEYEKLRCEIDELKREHV; the protein is encoded by the coding sequence TTATATTGTCAGGGAGCTTATTAAAAAAGGATACGTCAAAACTCAGCGGTTTAAAAATTCAAAGAATAAAGTTGCGTACATTTATGTCCTGACCCCGGACGGAATTAACGCGAGGATTAAACAGACACAAATTTTTTTACAAAAGAAGATTGAGGAATATGAGAAACTGAGATGCGAAATTGACGAATTGAAGAGAGAGCATGTGTAG